The proteins below come from a single Drosophila kikkawai strain 14028-0561.14 chromosome 3R, DkikHiC1v2, whole genome shotgun sequence genomic window:
- the lds gene encoding transcription termination factor 2, which translates to MSSEDTFYSEEEEEEEDDVVNNTSSGRSSRSSGLKNRYSNATGQSGVVIDETDSEEGDSGEEQSQSEDSEEEQSQDSEEEQSQQSEEEHSSGSGEELVKKPLRKRLRPPRIESDGEEEDELDQRALSPCTRMSITGVRPQDLSDGDSEIEYGNEGQKEIAAARLPQTVDLPRYSSHFAGNIKEDLHSTVFQSPEDPAPLNDSSGSGSDVLILSNKEPLIEISSTDDEASNKENVSNPPISRPTRSYSPRSSAGAPVIKTGKNLSQPTIQAALKQRSSPVAPRTSPMISQENYHEELRKLTEMRSQMSDAEKLYEKVASKLPDKGSQIKKRIDGLRREIEAKSQAISSIKVEPAKVPAIKATKPMMAAPMTPQSDAAEWEELSAAVHQIKPVYTGTQGMATFNNQKALTLDSLKDLHESLKDCPGPEVLADDPIGLKVDLMGHQKHALAWMSWREKQQPRGGILADDMGLGKTLTMISSVLACKNRQESGTAADQDSSDDEDEKGSKRKSVGGWNSKGRKDTHKGGTLVVCPASLLRQWESEVNSKVMRNKLTVCVHHGNNRETKGKHLRTYDIVVTTYQIVAREHKEMSAVFRVNWRRIILDEAHVVRNHKSQSSMAVSELRGKFRWALTGTPIQNKELDVYALLKFLRCSPFDDLNTWKKWIDNKSAGGQNRLNLLMKSLMLRRTKAQLMSEGKLNSLPQKEMRLMEITLDTDEMNVYQMVMTYSRTLFAQFLFQRAEKDTDANFISDANKPTYNQIKDPNGAYYKMHEKFSRMAGGNREVKSHEILVLLLRLRQICCHPGLIDAMLEGEEAVNNDSSDSDSPELDLLAQLNKLAIKDTSTSSPSNLSGSNEDGKDEAPLRGEEARFAKASKNVMKRTNPVFNLSRPSSKMIKIMDILKNTILSTRDDKAILVSQWTSVLDILRDHLEKAGMQTLSLNGAIPVKNRQDIVNQFNDPNNNRRVLLLSLTAGGVGLNLIGANHLLLLDLHWNPQLEAQAQDRIYRVGQKKNVIIYKFMCADTVEQRIKALQDKKLELANGVLTGSTVSSKLTIDDLKGLFGL; encoded by the exons ATGTCCAGCGAGGATACGTTTTACagtgaggaggaggaggaggaggaggatgatgtGGTCAACAACACAAGTTCGG GGCGCTCAAGCCGCTCATCCGGTCTTAAGAACCGTTATAGTAACGCCACTGGCCAGTCGGGCGTTGTTATAGATGAAACGGATTCGGAGGAGGGGGACTCGGGCGAGGAGCAGTCGCAGTCGGAGGACTCCGAGGAGGAGCAGTCGCAGGACTCCGAGGAGGAGCAGTCGCAGCAATCCGAGGAGGAGCATTCAAGCGGATCCGGGGAGGAGCTCGTAAAGAAACCTCTACGTAAGCGTCTGCGTCCACCGCGAATTGAATCCGACGGCGAAGAGGAAGATGAGCTAGATCAGCGTGCATTGTCGCCCTGCACAcgaatgagcatcactggggTGCGTCCTCAAGATTTGAGCGACGGCGACAGCGAAATAGAGTACGGCAACGAGGGGCAGAAGGAGATAGCTGCAGCCCGTCTCCCTCAGACTGTGGACTTGCCACGCTACTCCTCTCATTTTGCGGGAAATATCAAGGAGGATCTGCACTCAACCGTGTTTCAAAGCCCAGAAGATCCAGCGCCCCTGAACGATtccagtggcagtggcagtgatGTACTCATTCTCAGCAACAAGGAGCCACTTATAGAGATATCCAGCACGGATGACGAAGCCTCCAACAAGGAAAACGTTTCTAACCCTCCCATTTCGCGTCCAACCAGATCCTACTCGCCACGCAGCAGCGCTGGCGCTCCCGTGATAAAGACTGGCAAGAACCTTAGCCAGCCCACGATTCAGGCTGCTCTCAAGCAACGCTCCTCGCCCGTTGCCCCCCGCACATCCCCGATGATTAGCCAGGAGAACTACCACGAAGAGCTGCGGAAGCTGACCGAGATGCGTAGCCAGATGAGCGATGCCGAGAAGCTGTATGAAAAGGTGGCCAGCAAACTGCCTGACAAGGGCAGCCAGATAAAGAAGCGCATCGACGGTCTTCGTAGGGAGATTGAAGCCAAATCGCAGGCCATAAGCAGCATAAAAGTAGAACCGGCCAAAGTCCCCGCCATTAAGGCAACCAAGCCGATGATGGCTGCGCCCATGACCCCGCAAAGCGACGCTGCTGAGTGGGAGGAGCTATCGGCGGCAGTCCATCAGATTAAACCCGTCTATACAGGCACCCAGGGAATGGCTACGTTTAACAACCAGAAGGCTCTGACGCTGGACTCGTTAAAG GATCTTCACGAATCGCTGAAAGATTGTCCAGGACCCGAAGTGCTAGCGGATGATCCGATTGGTCTCAAAGTAGATCTGATGGGTCATCAGAAGCACGCTTTGGCCTGGATGTCGTGGCGCGAAAAACAGCAACCGCGTGGCGGCATTTTGGCCGATGACATGGGCTTGGGCAAGACTCTGACCATGATCTCATCCGTGCTAGCATGCAAGAATCGCCAGGAAAGCGGCACTGCCGCTGATCAAGACAGTagcgacgacgaggacgagaaAGGCAGCAAGCGGAAAAGCGTGGGGGGTTGGAACTCAAAGGGTCGCAAAGACA CCCACAAAGGTGGCACACTGGTGGTGTGCCCGGCCAGCTTGCTGCGTCAGTGGGAGAGCGAGGTAAACTCCAAGGTGATGCGGAATAAGCTGACCGTTTGCGTGCACCACGGCAATAATCGGGAAACCAAGGGGAAGCACCTGCGCACCTACGACATCGTTGTGACCACCTACCAAATTGTGGCTCGCGAACATAAGGAAATGAGTGCTGTGTTCCGGGTCAACTGGCGTCGCATCATTCTGGACGAGGCACATGTGGTGCGTAACCATAAATCACAGTCCTCGATGGCTGTTAGTGAACTGCGTGGCAAGTTCCGCTGGGCTTTGACCGGTACTCCCATTCAGAACAAGGAGCTCGATGTGTATGCCCTATTAAAGTTCTTGCGCTGCTCGCCTTTTGACGATCTGAACACGTGGAAGAAGTGGATCGATAATAAGAGTGCCGGGGGACAGAACAGGCTAAATCTGCTGATGAAGTCGCTGATGCTGAGACGCACCAAGGCCCAGCTGATGTCAGAGGGCAAGCTAAACAGTCTTCCCCAGAAGGAGATGCGTCTGATGGAGATCACGCTGGATACAGACGAGATGAATGTGTATCAAATGGTGATGACGTACTCGAGAACTCTCTTTGCCCAGTTTCTCTTTCAGCGTGCCGAAAAGGATACGGACGCCAACTTTATATCAGATGCCAATAAGCCGACATATAACCAGATCAAAGACCCAAATGGAGCCTACTACAAAATGCACGAAAAGTTCTCCCGAATGGCTGGCGGCAATAGGGAGGTAAAGTCGCATGAAATTCTGGTGCTTCTACTGCGTCTACGTCAGATTTGCTGCCATCCCGGATTGATAGATGCC ATGCTTGAGGGAGAGGAAGCTGTCAATAATGACAGCAGCGACAGCGATTCGCCGGAACTCGATTTGTTGGCACAACTAAACAAATTGGCCATTAAGGACACATCCACATCCTCGCCATCCAATCTCAGTGGAAGCAACGAAGATGGCAAAGATGAGGCACCGCTGCGGGGTGAAGAGGCACGTTTTGCCAAGGCCTCCAAGAATGTGATGAAGCGTACCAATCCGGTGTTTAATCTGAGTCGTCCCTCTTCGAAAATGATCAAAATAATGGACATTCTCAAGAATACCATACTGAGTACCAGGGATGACAAGGCTATTTTAGTATCCCAATGGACATCCGTGCTGGATATATTGCGCGATCATTTGGAGAAGGCCGGAATGCAAACTCTTTCGCTGAACGGAGCCATTCCGGTGAAGAATCGACAGGACATTGTCAACCAGTTCAATGatcccaacaacaacaggcgTGTCCTTTTGCTCTCCCTCACTGCTGGCGGTGTGGGTTTAAATCTAATTGGTGCCAATCATCTCTTACTCCTGGATCTGCACTGGAATCCCCAGCTGGAGGCACAAGCCCAAGATCGTATTTATCGCGTCGGCCAAAAGAAGAATGTCATTATATACAAGTTCATGTGCGCGGATACTGTGGAGCAAAGAATTAAGGCGCTGCAGGATAAGAAATTGGAGCTGGCAAACGGCGTTCTAACGGGATCCACTGTGAGCTCCAAACTCACAATCGATGACCTCAAGGGTCTCTTTGGTCTATAA